A DNA window from Helianthus annuus cultivar XRQ/B chromosome 15, HanXRQr2.0-SUNRISE, whole genome shotgun sequence contains the following coding sequences:
- the LOC118487472 gene encoding uncharacterized protein LOC118487472 produces MNNEWEDTYPNDPTWQDDEGSPVFNRLQKNHEYYKPRQHVGYTEEAERDFRLAYRPAEAAEHSKFIPKIAQAPLSREKLPPTVGKFNGLTDPDDHVRTFTSVGCMGGWNMPMWCHLFIQTLTGAARAWFDSLPPGKIKSWVDFKTQFLSYFSQQRRYQRDTAEVEDIWRRDNEGLEDFITRFKKECLEIGGVSEQLMRCHFKKAIRCDSLIKTITRKDGMPKEWDKLMEAVKIVAQTEELLAENKNHYSEDRFSKGNSRDHNKRNKYKSHDWKFGRSRGHDERPRYREDAHDTIDRIGYQEAVRDDNREKHWTPLIKTPKEVLMTENHDFKAPRPMTNKKGQDPNMYCDFHKDTGHLTDDCFSLRQEIERALKIGKLSHLVKNVCKETRQIQRHDEGNHKKVRRLETHMVNGPRYSVKEKGKRPYEPSWQEQQVNFPGVRGGPRATRPVVITGIIGHYETEYVFIDPGSTADIIYEQCFNQFDEDDKARLEPVDYPLSGFCNEMVFPLGQISFPVTLSDGKHSRTTNVNFMVMPVKSRHDVLIGRETQSELNMVTSTPPLSDRVSNQDGGGNYLC; encoded by the coding sequence atgaacaatgaatgggaGGATACTTACCCGAACGATCCAACTTGGCAAGATGATGAGGGTTCGCCAGTCTTCAATCGCTTGCAAAAGAACCATGAATACTACAAACCAAGACAGCATGTCGGGTACACTGAAGAGGCAGAAAGAGATTTTCGCCTCGCCTATCGTCCAGCTGAAGCTGCAGAGCATTCAAAGTTCATTCCAAAAATTGCGCAAGCGCCACTTTCAAGAGAGAAGTTACCTCCGACAGTTGGAAAGTTTAACGGATTGACTGATCCCGATGATCACGTCAGAACTTTCACAAGCGTAGGTTGCATGGGAGGATGGAATATGCCTATGTGGTGCCATCTGTTCATTCAAACTCTTACAGGGgctgctcgcgcctggttcgacagccttcCTCCGGGAAAGATCAAGTCATGGGTGGATTTCAAGACGCAGTTCCTGAGTTACTTCAGTCAACAAAGACGTTACCAGCGTGACACAGCTGAGGTAGAGGACATCTGGCGCAGAGATAACGAGGGTTTAGAAGATTTCATCACTCGCTTTAAGAAGGAGTGCTTAGAGATTGGTGGCGTAAGCGAACAACTCATGCGTTGCCACTTCAAGAAAGCCATTCGCTGTGATAGTCTCATCAAAACAATCACTAGGAAAGATGGAATGCCCAAAGAATGGGATAAACTCATGGAAGCCGTGAAAATTGTCGCGCAAACTGAAGAGTTACTCGCCGAAAACAAGAATCATTATTCTGAAGACCGATTTTCCAAGGGAAACTCGCGCGATCACAACAAGCGCAACAAGTATAAAAGTCACGATTGGAAATTCGGAAGATCAAGGGGACATGACGAGAGGCCGCGCTATAGAGAAGATGCGCACGACACAATTGATAGAATCGGCTATCAAGAAGCAGTCAGGGATGATAACCGAGAaaagcactggactccgctcataaAAACACCAAAAGAGGTGTTGATGACGGAGAATCATGATTTTAAGGCTCCAAGGCCTATGACAAACAAGAAGGGGCAAGACCCCAACATGTACTGCGACTTCCACAAAGATACAGGGCACCTAACAGATGATTGCTTCAGTTTACGTCAAGAGATTGAGAGAGCGCTAAAAATTGGGAAGCTAAGCCACTTGGTGAAAAACGTGTGCAAAGAAACTCGGCAGATTCAACGCCATGATGAAGGGAACCACAAGAAAGTTCGACGCCTAGAAACACATATGGTCAATGGACCAAGATACAGCGTGAAAGAGAAAGGCAAGCGCCCTTATGAACCCTCATGGCAAGAGCAACAGGTCAATTTCCCGGGAGTACGCGGCGGGCCTCGCGCCACTCGACCCGTCGTCATCACCGGTATTATCGGACATTATGAAACGGAGTATGTCTTCATTGACCCAGGAAGTACAGCTGATATCATCTATGAGCAATGTTTTAATcagtttgatgaggatgataaaGCGAGACTTGAGCCAGTTGATTACCCACTGTCTGGATTTTGCAACGAAATGGTCTTCCCGCTAGGCCAAATCAGCTTCCCCgtcacgctctctgacgggaaGCATTCGAGAACCACAAATGTAAACTTCAtggtgatgcctgtcaaatcaaGGCATGATGTGTTGATTGGGAGAGAAACCCAAAGCGAGCTAAACATGGTAACCTCCACCCCCCCACTCAGCGATAGGGTTTCCAACCAAGACGGAGGTGGCAATTATCTATGCTAA